In the Rhodoferax fermentans genome, AATGCGGTTGCTGATGGCGCAGGCTTCTTCCATGCTGCGGGTGAGGATCAGCGCGCCGCGGTCGTTGAGTGACTTGGCAATGATCTCGCGGCGGGGCATCTCGGGCAGCAGCTTGGTGATGCTGGCCTGCACCTGCGCGATGTACGCCGCATCGGGGCACAACAAAATGCTTTGCGCCAGCTCGTCGTGTTCGGCCTGGCTGAAGAGATCCATCGCCACCCAGTCGGGCGGCGTGGTGCCATCGGCCAGCACCAGGATTTCGCTGGGGCCGGCGATCATGTCGATGCCGACCACACCAAACACACGTTTTTTGGCGCTGGCCACGTAGGCGTTGCCGGGGCCGGTGATCTTGTCCACCTTGGGCACAGTGGCCGTGCCGTAGGCCAGCGCGGCCACGGCTTGTGCGCCGCCAATGGTGAAGGCGCGTGTGACACCGGCCACATAGGCGGCAGCCAGCACCAGGGCATTTTTTTCGCCCTTGGGCGTGGGCACCACCATGATGATTTCACCGACACCGGCCACATGCGCGGGGATGGCGTTCATCAGCACACTGCTGGGGTAGGCAGCCTTGCCGCCGGGCACATAGATGCCCACGCGGTCCAGCGGGGTGACTTTTTGGCCCAAGAGTGTGCCGTCGTCGTCGCGGTAGCTCCAGCTCTCGCCGCTGGCCTTTTTCTGGGCCTCGTGGTAGCTGCGCACGCGTTTGGCGGCAGATTCGAGTGCGCTGCGTTGCACCTCGGGCAAGGTCTCAAAGGCGGCCTTGAGTTCGGCCTGGGTCAGCTCCAGCTCGGCCATCGTGGCGGCTTGTAAACCGTCAAAACGGGTGGTGTAGTCCAGCACGGCGGCATCACCGCGCGCCTGCACGTCGGCCAGGATGTCGGCCACACGCTGCTCGATGCCAGCGTCGGTCTCAGCGGACCAGTGCAGGCGGGCCTTGAAATCAGCCTCAAAAGAGCTGTCAGCGGTGGATAAACGGGCGGGGGTGGCTGTTGAGTTCATGGTGGCAGGCTTCGGGTTGGCCCAAGTTTAGCGGGGCGCTCGTTCCGGTCCGCGGCGGCCAGAGTCATCCACGGGGCAACAGCCATCAAAACGCTACCAAAGATAGAGCATATCGCCTTTATTCAACGAGGGCTAGCGCCTCAAAACACCAAAATTTCCGAACCTGCCAGCTGGCCGGTGATGCCACCACAGCGGGTCAACTGGCCACAGCGGTGGGGGTAAGGGGTTTGCGGTAGAAGATTTGGCGCCCGTTCCAGCGCTTGGACACCGCGTTGAAGCCCAACTGGGTGTAGATGGCGTTGGAGGCGACGTTGAACTCGTTGGTATCCAGGCAGACCGACAAACAGCCCTGGTCTGTGGCGGCCTGCAGAGCTGCCTGAATGAGTGCGCGGCCCACACCGTTTTTGCGATGGGTCGGGTCCACAAACAGGTCTTCGATGGTGGCCTCGGCACCACCCACCCACATGGAGTACCTGAAGCGAAGCAGCACATACCCGATGGGGCCGTCGTCACTGGCAGCGATCAAAAACCGCGCATCCGGCGAGTTGAGCAGCACCGTGATGCTTTGCTCAAACTGGGCCTGTGTGGGGGTGGTTCTTTCAAGGTGGTTGCGAAAGGTGAGCGCCATACCCACCAGCGCAGCAGCATCCGCCATCGTGGCTGTTTGAATGTTCATCGGCATGTTTGAAGTCAGAAGTCAGCGGCCATCCAACTGGCCCGGTGAAAAATGCTGGCAGCAGGCCAGCGCATAACTTGTGTGATCCACAACGCTCTCAGGGCATGTAGCCGGTGAGCAAAGCGTGTTCCCACTCGGAGCGGCCACGCAATCGGGCCAACTGGGCCATGGACTGGTGGTCATAGGGCACCGACAGCAGGGACACACACCAGCCGTCCTTGTGCTGCTCAACAATGGCGTAACGCGCGTCAGGCGAGCCGGTCTCCACCACATGGGGCACCGGGTGGGTGTCGTCATACGCTGGCTGACCCACACTGCCCGGATTCATCAGCCGTTGCCCACGCCGGGTATGCAGCACCCGCGCCACATGGGTGTGGCCGCAGGCCACCAGGGGCGCGAGTTCGTCGCTCAGGCGGGTTTCGACCTCAGCCGCGGTGGCTTGGCGGACCACACCCGCATCCAGGGTTTCCAGAAAGTACTCGACATCACTGCGCGGTGAGCCGTGGCATAAAAACACATCGGGGCTGAGACGCACGCTGGGTGGCAAAGACCTGATCCAGTCGAACTCCTGGGTGCTCAGTTGGGAGTGGGCGTAAGCGTCAGAGAGCCCCATCTGATCCGCGTTTTGTGTGAGCAACTGACGCTCGTGGTTACCCGCCAGGCTCAGCCAGCCCTGAGCCATCAGGAACTGGGCGGTTTCTCGCGGCAACAGCGGGCCGGACAGGCTGTCACCCAGGTTCACCACCTGATCCACACCCCGGCGGCGCAGGTCGGTGGTGACGGCTTCTAGGGCGGCAAGGTTGCCGTGAATATCGGAGAGAAGGGCTAGGCGCATGGTGTGGGCAATGCTGGCGTCATGGCCTCCTCAGCCCGGCGTCACGGACGCGCAGCCAACAGCGCCGCATGCAGGCGATTGAGGTTCTGCTCGTTGGCGGGAGCAATGATGTGCGCCACACTGGCAGCCACCCGTGGATCATCAAAAGCCTGATGCCAAAGGACATGCGTTTGCCCATCGGTTTCTGTCAAGGTGATGGTGAGCGTGAAGTTGGGCGCCGACAGGTGACGGACCACAATCCTCTGCGGCGAGGCTTCGAGAAACACGCTGTCATTGGGGTAGTTCTTGCCATCCGGACCATGCATGACAAAGGTCCAGCGCCCTTGGGGCCTGAACTCACATCGCTCGAAGGTGTTGGTGAAACCGTCTGGCCCCCACCAGATCGCCAGCAGATTGGCATCAGCAAACGCGGCATAAATCTGCGCGGCTGTGAACGGGAGCAGTCGGCTGGTTGCGCAAACACCGTCCGCGCTGGGTGGAGTGGTCATGGCAGCTTCCTTGGTTCGTCGCGAAGTAAGCCGCTGGGCGACTGGGGCGACGACGCCCAGTTCGACGTAGGCCTGCGGATGTTCTGGCCAACCAGTTTATCTGACCTGGCCTGGATGTCACGCTGCAGAGGTGACTGAATGGGCTCCATTACCCCCAAGCCACTTTTCCACGATCTCTGAGCCGCGCGGTGTGCCAGCTTGGCGCATCACGTTCAGAGCTTAGCCCCTCACACCACCGCCGACTCAAACGCGTCAATGATGTGGCGCATGGGCGCCTGTTTGAGCTTGAGTGCGGCCTGGTTGACGACCAGGCGTGAGCTGATGTCCATGATGTGTTCGACTTCAACCAGGTGGTTGGCCTTGAGCGTGTTGCCGGTGGACACCAGGTCCACAATCGCGTCGGCCATACCGACCAGCGGGGCGAGTTCCATGCTGCCGTAGAGCTTGATCAGGTCAACGTGCACACCTTTGCTGGCAAAGAAGTCGCGCGCAATCGCCACGTATTTGGTGGCTACCGTGAGGCGCGAGCCTTTTTTGACCGCGCTTTTGTAGTCGAAGTCGGAGCGCACCGCCACGCTGATGCGGCATTTGGCGATCTGCAAATCGAGCGGCTGGTATAGGCCCTGGCTGCCGTGTTCCAGCAGCGTGTCCTTGCCGGTGATGCCCATGTCGGCACCGCCGTACTGCACATAAGTGGGCACATCGGTGGCGCGCACCACCAGCACCCGCACATCGGGCTGGTTGGTGGTCAGGATGAGTTTGCGCGAGGTGTCCGGGTCTTCCAGCACCTCGATGCCTGCGGCTTTGAGGAGAGGAATGGTTTCTTCAAAAATCCGGCCCTTGGACAGTGCAATAGTGATCATTTTGGCCTCTAGCCCTTATTCAAAAAGGGCGGGTAGCTATAAAAACAGGAATACTCAAACGCTTACTTCACACGCTCGATGTCGGCACCCAGCGCACGCAGCTTGTTTTCCATCTGGTCGTAACCGCGGTCCAGATGGTAGATGCGGTCCACGCAGGTTTCGCCCTTGGCCACCAGGCCGGCAATCACCAGGCTGGCCGAGGCGCGCAGGTCGGTCGCCATCACGGTGGCGCCCGACAGCTGGGGCACACCTTCGACCAGGGCAATCTTGCCGTCGATCTGGATCTTGGCACCCAGGCGCACGAGTTCGTTGACGTGCATGTAGCGGTTCTCAAAAATCGTCTCGGTGACCTTGGCCGTGCCTTGCGCCACGCTGTTGAGCGCCATGAATTGCGCCTGCATGTCGGTCGGAAAACCCGGGTACTCGGTGGTGCGAAAGCTTTGCGCCTTGAGCTGGGCCGCGCCGCTGGACTGGACGCGGATGCCGTCTTCTACAGCAGTGATCGTCACACCCGCTTCGCGCAGTTTTTCGACCACGGCCTCCAGGTGGTCGATGCGGGCGTGGCGCGCCAGCACATCACCGCCGGCAGCAGCCACCGCGCACAAAAAGGTGCCAGCTTCGATGCGGTCCGACACCACTTGGTGGGTGCAGCCGTGCAACGTCTCCACGCCCTGGATGCGGATGCGGCTTGTGCCATGGCCTTCAATCTTCGCGCCCATCTTGATCAGCATCTCGGCCAGATCAGGGATCTCGGGCTCTTGCGCGGCGTTTTCCAGGATGGTTTCGCCCTCGGCCAGGCAAGCGGCCATCAGGAAGTTTTCGGTGCCGGTCACCGTCACCATGTCGGTGGTGATGCGTGCGCCTTTGAGGCGGGTGCGGCCTGCGGGCAGCTTGGCGACCATGTAGCCGTGTTCGACCACAATCTCGGCACCCATCGCGGTCAGGCCCTTGATGTGCTGGTCCACCGGGCGCGAGCCAATCGCGCAGCCACCGGGCAAGGACACCTTGGCCTGGCCAAACCGCGCCAGCAGCGGGCCGAGTGCCAGCACCGAGGCGCGCATGGTTTTCACGAGTTCATAAGGGGCTTCGGGGCGGATCGGGTCAGCCGCATGGAAACCCATGCCACCGCGCTCCCCAAAGGTCTCGGTCTTGACACCCATGTGCTCGAGCAGGGTGCGCATGGTGGCCACGTCTTTGAGGCGCGGCACGTTGTGCAGGATGACCGGCTCGTTGGTGAGCAGCGCGGCGCACAGTTCGGGCAGGGCGGCGTTTTTGGCGCCGGAGATGGTGACCTCACCCAACAAGGGGCGGCCACCACGAATCAGAAGTTTGTCCATGGCTTAGGGGGATTTAGCGGGGTTGGGCGGCCCATTCGGCCGGTGTGAATGCTTTGATCGACAGGGCGTGCACCTCGTCGGTCTTCACCTTGTCGCCCAGCGTGGCGTAGACACGCTGGTGGCGGGCAATAGCACGTTTGCCTTCAAATTCGGTTGACACCACCACCGCATACCAGTGGCGGCCGTCGCCATCGACCTCAAGATGCTCACAAGGCAGGTGGGCGGCAATCAGGGCTTTGAGTTGGTCAGCGGTCATGGGGATGGAGGTGTTGGCCAGGCCGTGCATACACACGGCCTGTGGCGGTTAAAGAAGCTCAGGAACGGATACGGTAACCGATACGCAGCAGGTACAACGCAGTCAGGCTGACCACCACCAGGGTGGCACTGACCACGCCCAGGCTGAGCCAGGGGGACACATCGCTCACCCCAAAAAAGCCGTAGCGAAAGCCGTCGATCATGTAGAAAAACGGGTTGACGTGGCTGACCTTCTGCCAGAACGGAGGCAAGGAATGGATCGAGTAAAACACCCCGCTCAAAAAGGTCATGGGCATGACGATGAAGTTCTGGAAGGCCGCGAGTTGCTCGAACTTCTCCGAATGCAGACCGGCAATCAGACCCAGCGCGCCCATCAGCGCCGCACCCATCAGCGCAAACACGGCCACCCAGAGCGGCGCCACCAGGTTCAGGTCGGTGAAAAACACCGACACCCCAAACACCCCCAGCGCCACCACCAGGCCACGCACGATGGACGCGCCCACGTAGGCCACAAACCAGTGCCAGTAGGACAGCGGTGTGAGCAACAAAAACACCAGGTTGCCCATGACCTTGCTGGCGATCAGCGAGGAGGAACTGTTGGCAAAGGCGTTTTGCAACAAGCTCATCATGGCCAAGCCGGGCACCAGGAACGCGGTGTAACTGACCTGACCGTAGACCTTGACGTGGGATTCAAGCGCGTGGCCAAAAATCAGCAGATACAACATCGCGGTCAACACCGGGCCGCCCACGGTCTGGCCGACCACACGCCAGAAGCGCATGACTTCTTTGTAAAAGAGCATTTGCCAGCCGGTCATGCGTTCACCTCGGCGGTGGGCGACTCGGCCGGTGCGTGACGTTTCATCACTTCGAGGAACACGTCCTCCAGGTCGGCGCGGCGGATCTCGATGTCCTGCAGCATCAGCCCGGCCTCACGCGCGGCGGCCAGGTAGCGTTCAATCGCCAGCGCGTCGGTGGCCGGGTATTGCACAACCCGACCCGTGATACGGGCTCCGACCTTCAAAGACGGGGGGAGTTCGCTATCAATCTTGAATTGCAGCACATTGCCGGAGGCGGCCTTGAGCAGCGCACTGGTGGTGTCGAGCGCCACCACCCGCCCCTGCTTGAGCATGGCGATGCGCCCACACAGGGCCTCGGCCTCTTCCAGGTAATGGGTGGTCAGCAGCACGGTGCTGCCCTGCTGGTTGAGTTTGGCAATAAACGCCCACAGGGTTTGGCGCAGTTCCACGTCGACCCCGGCGGTGGGCTCATCCAGCACAATCACTGGTGGTTTGTGCACCAGCGCCAGGCCCACCAGCACGCGGCGTTTCATGCCGCCTGAGAGGGCCCGCATGTTGACGTGGGCCTTGTCGGTCAGGCCCAGGCTCTCCAGCAGCTCGTCGATCCAGGCGTCGTTGTGTTTGACACCGAAATAACCTGACTGGAAGCGCAATGCTTCACGCACGTTGAAAAACGGGTCAAACACCAGCTCTTGCGGCACCACGCCGAGCTTGCGACGTGCGGCGGCGTAGTCGGTTTGGACATCACTGCCCAGCACCGAGACGCGCCCCGAAGTGGCCCGGGCCAGACCAGCCAGGATGGTGATCAGGGTGGTTTTGCCCGCGCCATTGGGGCCGAGCAGGCCGAAAAACTCGCCGGGCTCAATGTCCAGACTGACCCGGTCAAGCGCCAGAAAGGTGTCGCTCTGAGAACCACGGGGAGAAGGGTAGGCTTTGGAGACAGACTGGAAGGAGATGGCGGACATGGGGCCGCTATTTTACCGGGGGGTCTGCCGCCTGTCGGGCAGCAGCTCCTCAATGCCATACAAACGCGCCAGATCGGTCAAGCGCTGTGGCAGCTTGGTCACCGAAAAGGTTTTGCCCAGTGCCAGCGCATCGCGGCGCAAGGACAGCAGCACCGCCAGCGCTGCCGAGTCAAAACGCCCCAGCTTGGTCGCACTGACCACCACCTCGGCAGACTGATTGGGCACAGCTGCCGCCAGCTCAAGCAGACAGGCGCTGGCGCTGGTGTGGGTCAGTTGGGCAGGCAGCTCAAGCACATTTACCCCTTGCTGGCCTTGGTGTCGCCAGCGGCATTGGATTTGTTGCGCTCACTCAGGGTGGCGATCAGGCCGTCAATGCCTTTGGCATTGATTTCCTGCGAAAACTGGCTGCGGTAGGTGTCCACCAGCCAGACACCCAGCACGTTGAGGTTAAAAATCTTCCAGCCAGCGCCCTCACCCGGGGTTTTTTCCAGGCGGTAGTCCAGTTGCACCGGGTCACCACGGCCATGGATCAGGGTGCGCACAATCACTTCCTTGTCGTCTGGCGCATAGCGCATCGGTTTGATGCTGAATGTCAGGTTTTTGGCCTGGCTCATGGCGCCGGAATAGGTACGCACCAGCAGGGTCTTGAACTCGGCCTGCAACCGTGCGCGCTGCTCAGGTGTGGCCTGGCGCCAGGCGGGGCCCACGGCGGAGGCAGTCATGCGCTGAAAGTTCAGGTTGGGCATGATCTTCTGGTCCAGCAACTGCATGATGCGCGCCACATCACCGGACTGCACCGCTTTGTCTGACTGGATCAGGTCAATGGCCTCTTTGGTCAGCCGCTGGATCAGCGCGTCAGGGGCTTCGTCAGCCGCCCAGGCCGAGCCAACATGCCAACCCAGAAGGGTGGTACCGATCAAAGGCAGGCTACTCAGCAAAAAACGTCG is a window encoding:
- the hisD gene encoding histidinol dehydrogenase; the encoded protein is MNSTATPARLSTADSSFEADFKARLHWSAETDAGIEQRVADILADVQARGDAAVLDYTTRFDGLQAATMAELELTQAELKAAFETLPEVQRSALESAAKRVRSYHEAQKKASGESWSYRDDDGTLLGQKVTPLDRVGIYVPGGKAAYPSSVLMNAIPAHVAGVGEIIMVVPTPKGEKNALVLAAAYVAGVTRAFTIGGAQAVAALAYGTATVPKVDKITGPGNAYVASAKKRVFGVVGIDMIAGPSEILVLADGTTPPDWVAMDLFSQAEHDELAQSILLCPDAAYIAQVQASITKLLPEMPRREIIAKSLNDRGALILTRSMEEACAISNRIAPEHLEVSSRDPHRWEPLLKHAGAIFLGAFTSESLGDYCAGPNHVLPTSGTARFSSPLGVYDFQKRSSLIEVSEAGAQTLGQIASVLAHGEGLQAHARAAEMRLHSQA
- a CDS encoding GNAT family N-acetyltransferase, whose amino-acid sequence is MNIQTATMADAAALVGMALTFRNHLERTTPTQAQFEQSITVLLNSPDARFLIAASDDGPIGYVLLRFRYSMWVGGAEATIEDLFVDPTHRKNGVGRALIQAALQAATDQGCLSVCLDTNEFNVASNAIYTQLGFNAVSKRWNGRQIFYRKPLTPTAVAS
- a CDS encoding metallophosphoesterase family protein; translation: MRLALLSDIHGNLAALEAVTTDLRRRGVDQVVNLGDSLSGPLLPRETAQFLMAQGWLSLAGNHERQLLTQNADQMGLSDAYAHSQLSTQEFDWIRSLPPSVRLSPDVFLCHGSPRSDVEYFLETLDAGVVRQATAAEVETRLSDELAPLVACGHTHVARVLHTRRGQRLMNPGSVGQPAYDDTHPVPHVVETGSPDARYAIVEQHKDGWCVSLLSVPYDHQSMAQLARLRGRSEWEHALLTGYMP
- a CDS encoding SRPBCC domain-containing protein: MTTPPSADGVCATSRLLPFTAAQIYAAFADANLLAIWWGPDGFTNTFERCEFRPQGRWTFVMHGPDGKNYPNDSVFLEASPQRIVVRHLSAPNFTLTITLTETDGQTHVLWHQAFDDPRVAASVAHIIAPANEQNLNRLHAALLAARP
- the hisG gene encoding ATP phosphoribosyltransferase, encoding MITIALSKGRIFEETIPLLKAAGIEVLEDPDTSRKLILTTNQPDVRVLVVRATDVPTYVQYGGADMGITGKDTLLEHGSQGLYQPLDLQIAKCRISVAVRSDFDYKSAVKKGSRLTVATKYVAIARDFFASKGVHVDLIKLYGSMELAPLVGMADAIVDLVSTGNTLKANHLVEVEHIMDISSRLVVNQAALKLKQAPMRHIIDAFESAVV
- the murA gene encoding UDP-N-acetylglucosamine 1-carboxyvinyltransferase, which translates into the protein MDKLLIRGGRPLLGEVTISGAKNAALPELCAALLTNEPVILHNVPRLKDVATMRTLLEHMGVKTETFGERGGMGFHAADPIRPEAPYELVKTMRASVLALGPLLARFGQAKVSLPGGCAIGSRPVDQHIKGLTAMGAEIVVEHGYMVAKLPAGRTRLKGARITTDMVTVTGTENFLMAACLAEGETILENAAQEPEIPDLAEMLIKMGAKIEGHGTSRIRIQGVETLHGCTHQVVSDRIEAGTFLCAVAAAGGDVLARHARIDHLEAVVEKLREAGVTITAVEDGIRVQSSGAAQLKAQSFRTTEYPGFPTDMQAQFMALNSVAQGTAKVTETIFENRYMHVNELVRLGAKIQIDGKIALVEGVPQLSGATVMATDLRASASLVIAGLVAKGETCVDRIYHLDRGYDQMENKLRALGADIERVK
- a CDS encoding BolA family protein produces the protein MTADQLKALIAAHLPCEHLEVDGDGRHWYAVVVSTEFEGKRAIARHQRVYATLGDKVKTDEVHALSIKAFTPAEWAAQPR
- a CDS encoding ABC transporter permease; the encoded protein is MTGWQMLFYKEVMRFWRVVGQTVGGPVLTAMLYLLIFGHALESHVKVYGQVSYTAFLVPGLAMMSLLQNAFANSSSSLIASKVMGNLVFLLLTPLSYWHWFVAYVGASIVRGLVVALGVFGVSVFFTDLNLVAPLWVAVFALMGAALMGALGLIAGLHSEKFEQLAAFQNFIVMPMTFLSGVFYSIHSLPPFWQKVSHVNPFFYMIDGFRYGFFGVSDVSPWLSLGVVSATLVVVSLTALYLLRIGYRIRS
- a CDS encoding ABC transporter ATP-binding protein, whose product is MSAISFQSVSKAYPSPRGSQSDTFLALDRVSLDIEPGEFFGLLGPNGAGKTTLITILAGLARATSGRVSVLGSDVQTDYAAARRKLGVVPQELVFDPFFNVREALRFQSGYFGVKHNDAWIDELLESLGLTDKAHVNMRALSGGMKRRVLVGLALVHKPPVIVLDEPTAGVDVELRQTLWAFIAKLNQQGSTVLLTTHYLEEAEALCGRIAMLKQGRVVALDTTSALLKAASGNVLQFKIDSELPPSLKVGARITGRVVQYPATDALAIERYLAAAREAGLMLQDIEIRRADLEDVFLEVMKRHAPAESPTAEVNA
- a CDS encoding STAS domain-containing protein, which codes for MLELPAQLTHTSASACLLELAAAVPNQSAEVVVSATKLGRFDSAALAVLLSLRRDALALGKTFSVTKLPQRLTDLARLYGIEELLPDRRQTPR
- a CDS encoding MlaC/ttg2D family ABC transporter substrate-binding protein → MKRRFLLSSLPLIGTTLLGWHVGSAWAADEAPDALIQRLTKEAIDLIQSDKAVQSGDVARIMQLLDQKIMPNLNFQRMTASAVGPAWRQATPEQRARLQAEFKTLLVRTYSGAMSQAKNLTFSIKPMRYAPDDKEVIVRTLIHGRGDPVQLDYRLEKTPGEGAGWKIFNLNVLGVWLVDTYRSQFSQEINAKGIDGLIATLSERNKSNAAGDTKASKG